One window of the Capnocytophaga haemolytica genome contains the following:
- the murB gene encoding UDP-N-acetylmuramate dehydrogenase → MKIPNTFNINTEAKTYLPIHSEEELLNALKQHSNVFVLGGGSNMLLTHDIDQAVLHILLKGISIVEENDDYVYIRAMAGENWHQFVMYTLEKGYGGLENLALIYGNVGTTPVQNIGAYGVEIKDVMHSCEAINVHSLKKRIFTNEECKFAYRESVFKNEEKGNYIITAVTFRLSKRNHKLYTGYGAIQEQLTSWGYSSPTPAQVATAVIAIRQSKLPDPKVLGNSGSFFKNPIISIEQFETLRTQYPSIPSYMVDDTHIKVPAGWLIDQCGLKGYRQGDTGVHTQQALVLVNYGKATGAEILALAHLVRDKVAQKFGITLEFEVNIF, encoded by the coding sequence ATGAAAATACCCAATACCTTCAATATCAATACAGAAGCAAAGACGTACCTCCCTATACATTCTGAGGAAGAGCTCCTCAATGCCCTCAAACAGCACTCTAATGTCTTCGTGCTGGGAGGTGGTAGCAATATGCTCTTGACCCACGATATTGACCAAGCGGTGCTTCATATCCTCCTTAAAGGTATCAGCATCGTAGAGGAGAATGACGACTACGTCTATATCAGGGCAATGGCAGGTGAAAACTGGCATCAGTTTGTGATGTACACCCTTGAAAAGGGCTATGGTGGTTTGGAGAACTTAGCACTTATCTACGGCAATGTAGGCACTACCCCCGTACAGAATATAGGGGCGTATGGGGTGGAGATTAAAGATGTAATGCATAGCTGTGAGGCAATTAATGTACACAGCCTAAAAAAGCGTATTTTCACTAATGAAGAATGTAAGTTTGCCTATCGCGAGTCTGTGTTTAAGAATGAGGAAAAGGGTAATTATATCATTACAGCAGTTACCTTCCGCCTTAGCAAGCGCAACCACAAACTATATACAGGCTATGGTGCCATACAGGAGCAACTCACCTCTTGGGGGTACTCCTCCCCTACTCCTGCACAAGTAGCTACAGCTGTGATTGCTATACGGCAGAGCAAACTGCCCGACCCCAAAGTGCTTGGCAATAGCGGTAGTTTCTTCAAGAACCCTATTATTTCCATAGAGCAGTTTGAAACTTTGCGCACCCAATACCCTTCTATCCCTTCCTATATGGTAGATGACACTCATATAAAAGTACCCGCAGGCTGGCTTATTGACCAATGTGGGCTAAAAGGTTATCGCCAAGGTGATACTGGTGTGCACACCCAACAAGCCTTAGTATTAGTGAACTACGGCAAGGCTACGGGAGCAGAGATCTTAGCCCTCGCTCATTTGGTAAGGGATAAAGTAGCTCAGAAGTTTGGCATTACCTTAGAGTTTGAGGTGAATATATTTTAG
- a CDS encoding deoxyhypusine synthase family protein, with product MSKGPISQFIEQNYLHFNAAALVDAAKGYETHLLEGGKMLVALAGAMSTAELGISLAEMIRAGKIDIISCTGANLEEDVMNLVAHSHYKRVPHYRDLTPEQERELLDGHYNRVTDTCIPEEEAFRRLQKHLEDVWHAAEAKGERYFPHEFLYQVVKSGVLEQYYEIDPKNSWILAAAERNLPIVCPGWEDSTTGNIFAANVIKGNLKASTVKTGIEYMIYLTEWYRANSGGKGVGFFQIGGGIAGDFPICVVPMMYQDLEWEGVPFWSYFCQISDSTTSYGSYSGAVPNEKITWGKLDIDTPKFIVESDATIVAPLIFAYLLGK from the coding sequence ATGAGTAAAGGACCTATTTCACAGTTTATAGAGCAAAACTATTTGCACTTTAATGCAGCAGCCTTGGTAGATGCTGCTAAGGGATATGAAACCCACCTCTTAGAAGGCGGGAAGATGCTGGTGGCTTTGGCAGGGGCAATGAGCACTGCCGAGCTGGGTATCTCACTGGCGGAGATGATTCGTGCAGGCAAGATCGACATTATCTCCTGCACGGGGGCAAACCTCGAAGAGGACGTGATGAACCTCGTGGCGCACTCGCACTACAAGCGCGTGCCACACTACCGCGACCTCACCCCTGAGCAAGAGCGCGAGCTGCTCGATGGGCATTACAACCGCGTAACGGATACCTGCATCCCCGAGGAAGAGGCTTTCCGCCGCTTACAGAAGCATTTGGAGGACGTATGGCACGCCGCTGAGGCTAAGGGCGAACGCTACTTCCCTCACGAGTTTTTGTATCAGGTGGTAAAGTCGGGTGTGTTGGAACAGTACTACGAGATTGACCCTAAGAACTCGTGGATATTGGCAGCCGCTGAGCGTAACCTGCCTATCGTATGCCCTGGTTGGGAGGACTCTACCACAGGGAACATCTTTGCGGCAAATGTCATCAAGGGCAACCTAAAAGCCTCGACTGTGAAGACGGGCATTGAGTATATGATTTACCTCACCGAGTGGTATCGCGCCAACTCAGGTGGTAAGGGCGTAGGCTTCTTCCAAATAGGTGGTGGTATCGCAGGCGATTTCCCAATCTGTGTGGTGCCTATGATGTATCAGGATTTGGAATGGGAAGGTGTGCCTTTCTGGAGTTATTTCTGCCAGATATCGGACTCTACCACCAGCTATGGCTCCTACTCTGGGGCAGTGCCTAACGAGAAAATCACTTGGGGCAAGCTCGACATCGATACGCCTAAGTTTATCGTAGAGTCAGACGCTACCATCGTAGCACCACTCATATTTGCGTATTTGTTAGGGAAATAA
- a CDS encoding YifB family Mg chelatase-like AAA ATPase, translated as MLVKVYGSAVYGVEASTITIEVNIDKGVGYFLVGLPDTAIKESNFRIAAALQNNGYRIPGKRITINMAPADMHKEGSAYDLSFAIGILAANGQVESSELDKYIIMGELSLDGGLQPITGALPIAIQARKEGFKGFILPAQNAQEAAIVNNLEVYGVENIKQVIDFFNGEEKLVPLEVDTRAEFEKNLEFPEFDFADVKGQEYVKRCMEIAAAGGHNIILIGPPGSGKTMLAKRLPSILPPMTLQEALETTKIHSVVGKIKESGLMYNRPFRSPHHTVSDVALVGGGSYPQPGEISLAHNGVLFLDELPEFKRSVLEVMRQPLEDRQVTISRSKFTITYPASFMLVASMNPSPSGYFNDPDAPVSSTPAEMQRYLSKISGPLLDRIDIHIEVNPVPFEKLSEARKGEPSKVIRARVMAARERQTERFKAYEHIHYNAQMGSKQIEEFCSLNGESLNLLKEAMKRLNLSARAYDRIRKVARTIADLEGAAQISANHIGEAIQYRSLDREGFFL; from the coding sequence ATGTTAGTAAAGGTTTATGGCAGTGCGGTGTATGGCGTGGAAGCGAGCACTATTACTATTGAAGTGAATATTGATAAGGGTGTGGGCTATTTTTTGGTGGGCTTGCCCGATACGGCGATTAAGGAGAGCAACTTTCGCATTGCGGCTGCCTTGCAAAACAACGGCTATCGCATCCCTGGGAAGCGCATTACCATCAATATGGCACCCGCCGATATGCACAAGGAGGGTTCGGCTTATGATTTGAGTTTTGCTATCGGTATCCTCGCTGCCAATGGGCAAGTGGAGAGCAGCGAGTTAGATAAATACATCATTATGGGTGAACTCTCGCTCGATGGAGGTTTGCAACCCATCACGGGGGCACTGCCTATCGCTATACAGGCGCGCAAGGAGGGCTTTAAGGGGTTTATACTCCCCGCGCAGAACGCCCAAGAGGCGGCGATTGTCAATAATCTGGAAGTATACGGGGTGGAGAATATCAAGCAGGTGATTGATTTCTTCAACGGTGAGGAAAAGTTGGTGCCTTTGGAGGTGGATACGCGGGCGGAGTTTGAAAAGAACTTGGAGTTCCCTGAGTTTGACTTCGCTGATGTGAAAGGGCAGGAGTACGTAAAGCGTTGTATGGAAATAGCTGCCGCTGGGGGGCACAACATCATCTTGATAGGTCCGCCAGGTTCGGGGAAGACGATGCTCGCCAAGCGTTTGCCGAGTATATTGCCGCCGATGACCTTGCAGGAAGCCCTTGAAACGACTAAGATACACAGTGTGGTAGGCAAGATAAAGGAAAGCGGCTTGATGTACAACCGACCGTTCCGCAGTCCGCATCATACGGTTTCAGATGTTGCCTTAGTGGGCGGGGGTTCGTATCCTCAGCCTGGTGAAATATCGTTGGCACACAATGGGGTGTTGTTCTTAGATGAGTTGCCTGAGTTCAAGCGGTCGGTGTTGGAGGTGATGCGCCAGCCGTTGGAGGATAGGCAGGTAACGATCTCGCGGTCGAAGTTTACGATCACCTATCCTGCCTCGTTTATGTTGGTGGCGAGTATGAACCCGAGTCCGAGTGGGTATTTTAACGATCCCGATGCGCCCGTAAGTTCTACTCCTGCTGAGATGCAGCGTTATTTGAGCAAGATTTCGGGTCCGCTGCTCGACCGTATAGATATCCATATAGAGGTAAACCCTGTGCCTTTTGAGAAGCTCTCGGAGGCGCGCAAGGGCGAGCCGAGCAAGGTGATACGCGCACGGGTAATGGCGGCGCGCGAGCGACAAACGGAGCGTTTTAAGGCTTATGAGCACATTCACTACAATGCGCAGATGGGTAGTAAGCAGATTGAGGAGTTTTGCAGCCTCAATGGCGAGTCGCTCAACCTACTCAAGGAGGCGATGAAGCGGCTCAACCTCTCGGCACGCGCTTACGACCGCATTCGCAAGGTAGCGCGCACCATTGCCGACTTAGAAGGCGCAGCACAAATCAGCGCGAACCATATTGGCGAGGCTATACAATACAGGAGTTTGGATCGAGAGGGATTTTTTCTGTAA
- a CDS encoding metallophosphoesterase, producing the protein MHEDPTHYYREIPSDTDVLITHEPPYEVLDEAGGFHYGSRILHTLLLKVTPRLHLFGHIHKAYGLHKAPEITFSNAALLNEQYNLHGEGFVHEI; encoded by the coding sequence ATGCACGAAGATCCCACCCACTACTACCGCGAAATCCCCTCAGATACCGATGTACTCATCACTCACGAGCCTCCTTACGAGGTTTTAGACGAGGCAGGCGGCTTTCATTACGGCTCACGTATCCTCCACACCCTTCTGCTCAAGGTTACCCCACGCTTGCACCTCTTTGGGCATATCCACAAAGCCTACGGACTCCACAAAGCCCCCGAAATCACCTTCTCCAACGCCGCCTTGCTCAACGAGCAATACAACCTCCACGGTGAGGGTTTTGTGCACGAGATATAA
- a CDS encoding metallophosphoesterase, whose product MTILHISDTHNLHRYLTNLPEAYALMHSGDVSMTGSAAEVTDFIEWFVALPYAHKIFIGGNHDYCLMGKSVEGV is encoded by the coding sequence ATGACAATCCTTCACATTTCCGACACCCATAACCTTCACCGCTACCTTACTAATCTGCCCGAGGCTTATGCCCTCATGCATTCGGGTGATGTGTCAATGACAGGCTCCGCCGCTGAGGTTACCGACTTTATCGAGTGGTTCGTTGCCCTGCCCTACGCCCATAAGATCTTTATCGGGGGCAATCACGATTATTGCCTTATGGGCAAGTCCGTCGAAGGTGTATAA
- a CDS encoding DUF1643 domain-containing protein yields MAKEDYEITALFSTDGEVELRHCLSIELKGSNVSKNDLTVIMMNPGSASPAKESEKEVVSTDPTDIIKKLMEQPIPNCTLSYATEDPTIKQIIRVMEKYSFNQTTIINLSDIKNPESTNFINYIKDKNVKTIEDEALHSIFSTKNRKALNIVLSNSPKVLLAWGVSPRIKGLQEEAYNILKMLQEKYNFTLYGLPHKEKKRFGFYHPLPQEVEKQQEWIEQQLNSIP; encoded by the coding sequence ATGGCAAAAGAAGATTACGAAATAACAGCCTTATTTAGCACTGATGGCGAAGTCGAACTAAGACACTGCCTATCCATTGAGCTTAAAGGCAGCAACGTTTCCAAAAACGACCTTACGGTCATTATGATGAACCCAGGGTCAGCAAGTCCTGCAAAGGAGAGTGAAAAAGAAGTGGTTAGCACTGACCCTACCGATATCATAAAAAAGCTAATGGAGCAGCCAATACCAAATTGTACGCTTAGTTATGCCACTGAAGATCCTACCATCAAACAAATTATACGAGTGATGGAAAAGTATTCATTCAATCAGACAACCATCATCAACCTCTCAGACATTAAAAATCCTGAATCAACAAATTTTATCAACTACATCAAAGACAAAAATGTAAAAACCATAGAAGATGAGGCACTTCACTCCATTTTTTCGACAAAAAATAGGAAAGCATTGAATATTGTTCTTAGCAATAGTCCAAAAGTATTATTGGCTTGGGGTGTAAGTCCGAGAATAAAAGGGTTACAAGAAGAGGCTTATAATATCCTAAAAATGCTACAAGAAAAATATAACTTTACTCTTTATGGTTTACCTCACAAAGAAAAGAAGCGCTTTGGATTTTACCACCCTCTACCGCAAGAAGTGGAAAAACAACAAGAATGGATAGAGCAACAACTAAACTCTATTCCTTAA
- a CDS encoding transposase yields the protein MSCVQLDGSHTRCRQKGESAGYQARKKAVTTNSIFLCDNKGQMIAMGSPKAGNHNDLYEMEEVLKEILAFLEEAGIEYKGLFLNADAGFDSKSLRDFLESKEIIANIKPNPRNGEQPDVYFDEELYKNRFKIEQANGWLYGYKGLIMRYEYLDVTWIGMLLLGFISKFLKKV from the coding sequence ATGTCTTGCGTTCAATTGGATGGTAGTCATACACGTTGTCGCCAAAAAGGAGAGTCTGCAGGTTATCAAGCAAGAAAAAAAGCCGTAACCACCAATAGTATTTTTTTGTGTGATAATAAAGGGCAAATGATAGCAATGGGAAGCCCTAAAGCAGGAAATCACAATGACTTATATGAAATGGAAGAAGTACTAAAAGAAATCTTAGCTTTTTTAGAAGAAGCAGGAATAGAGTACAAAGGTCTGTTTCTCAATGCTGATGCAGGATTTGATAGTAAGTCTCTTAGAGATTTTTTAGAAAGCAAAGAAATTATAGCAAATATTAAACCTAATCCCCGAAATGGAGAGCAACCAGATGTTTATTTTGATGAAGAATTGTACAAAAATAGGTTTAAAATTGAACAAGCAAATGGTTGGCTTTACGGATATAAAGGTTTGATAATGAGATATGAGTATCTTGATGTAACTTGGATTGGAATGCTCCTATTAGGGTTTATCTCCAAGTTCCTCAAAAAAGTTTAA
- a CDS encoding porin family protein has translation MKRFLTTAILLSISVFSYSQIAVGVKVANPFIAVNVMKHQIANTPKGIRNGGGIFGEFYMGVVNIGAFMRVPLKTHWALQTEALFKREGVWFFHQEETIEELLSDRGTYEFWYAEVPILLQWEGKRTVRGFVQLGIAPKFLTSAKYSAVLEKGDHNVTSFFNRVVLNLNVGGGVLWNRRDWVFTADGRLATNLTPLTSEKNTPDIDFSKAQSYYFAFSLGVGYKPFKKKALPLERTLPQEELPTVTNDNIPAEANVQKQEF, from the coding sequence ATGAAACGTTTTTTAACTACTGCTATACTTTTAAGTATTTCGGTATTTAGCTACAGTCAAATAGCCGTAGGGGTGAAAGTTGCTAATCCGTTTATAGCAGTTAATGTAATGAAACATCAAATTGCAAATACACCTAAGGGAATTAGAAATGGAGGAGGTATTTTTGGTGAGTTTTATATGGGAGTGGTTAATATAGGGGCTTTTATGCGTGTGCCTCTAAAAACACATTGGGCACTGCAAACAGAGGCGTTGTTCAAACGTGAAGGGGTTTGGTTTTTTCATCAAGAGGAAACAATAGAAGAACTTCTCTCTGATCGCGGAACATACGAATTTTGGTATGCTGAGGTTCCTATCCTGTTACAATGGGAAGGGAAACGCACCGTAAGAGGATTTGTACAATTAGGCATTGCTCCTAAATTCTTAACTTCAGCAAAATATTCTGCTGTTTTAGAAAAAGGCGACCATAATGTTACGAGCTTTTTTAATAGGGTTGTTCTCAATTTAAATGTTGGGGGAGGTGTTTTATGGAACAGAAGAGATTGGGTTTTTACTGCTGATGGAAGACTCGCTACCAACCTTACACCACTTACTTCTGAAAAGAACACCCCTGATATTGATTTCAGTAAGGCGCAAAGCTATTATTTTGCGTTTTCTTTAGGAGTAGGTTACAAACCTTTTAAAAAGAAAGCATTGCCTTTAGAAAGGACTCTCCCTCAGGAAGAGCTCCCAACAGTGACGAATGACAATATTCCTGCTGAGGCTAATGTACAAAAGCAAGAATTTTAA
- a CDS encoding DUF262 domain-containing protein: MSGFQSPITISQALEHIDRNEYLLPSFQREFVWKSEQIENLFDSLMKGYPISSMLFWKVRGKTKSEFTFYKFLNEYRQWYKVHNEHISTDRLNDFYAILDGQQRLTALYIGLCGSYAYKIYRHS; encoded by the coding sequence ATGTCAGGATTTCAATCACCAATTACAATTAGTCAAGCATTAGAACACATTGACAGGAATGAATATTTACTACCTTCATTTCAAAGAGAATTTGTCTGGAAATCAGAACAAATCGAAAACTTATTTGATTCCTTGATGAAAGGATATCCCATCAGCTCTATGTTATTTTGGAAAGTTAGAGGAAAAACAAAATCCGAGTTTACATTCTATAAATTTCTCAATGAATATAGACAATGGTATAAAGTACATAATGAACATATCAGTACAGATCGTCTAAATGATTTTTATGCTATCTTAGATGGTCAGCAACGTCTGACTGCCTTATATATAGGGCTTTGTGGTAGTTATGCCTATAAGATATACAGACACTCTTAA
- a CDS encoding helix-turn-helix transcriptional regulator, which translates to MRGLYKRYLWLLNTVNQAGSEGITFTDINRKWRAAYSLSEGEDLPKRTFRNWIEAIETEFEVLISCDNRYHYYLEDAESLEGRHANRALKWLLSMYAVQSWVQDDTELQGRIVLEEVPSGEQHLATVIAALREARELEVDYYNYWHGNTLTYRLQPCFVKLFKRRWYVVALDVAADKLKIFALDRMRACTLTDNTFAMPPLVSLSPDTYFKDAFGIIVDDTPAEDITLKFTAGQQHYVRDLPLHHSQTLIEEGEDYAVYRYHLAPTYDFLQELRSYGEKVEVLSPDGLLE; encoded by the coding sequence ATGAGAGGACTATACAAAAGGTATTTATGGCTACTCAATACCGTCAATCAAGCGGGCAGCGAGGGTATCACCTTCACCGACATCAACCGCAAATGGCGCGCTGCCTACTCGCTCAGCGAGGGCGAGGACTTGCCCAAACGCACCTTCCGCAACTGGATAGAAGCCATTGAAACAGAGTTTGAGGTGCTCATCAGCTGCGACAACCGCTACCATTACTACCTCGAGGACGCTGAGAGCCTCGAAGGTCGCCACGCTAACCGCGCCCTCAAGTGGCTGTTGAGTATGTACGCCGTACAGAGTTGGGTGCAAGATGACACCGAGCTGCAAGGGCGTATTGTGCTCGAGGAAGTCCCCTCAGGCGAGCAACACCTCGCCACAGTGATTGCAGCCCTACGCGAGGCGCGCGAACTCGAGGTGGATTACTACAACTATTGGCACGGCAACACCCTCACCTACCGCCTGCAACCCTGTTTTGTGAAACTCTTCAAGCGGCGGTGGTATGTCGTTGCCCTCGATGTAGCCGCCGACAAGCTAAAGATATTTGCCCTCGACCGTATGCGCGCTTGTACGCTCACCGACAACACTTTTGCAATGCCTCCGCTCGTCTCCCTCTCCCCCGACACCTATTTCAAAGACGCCTTTGGCATCATCGTAGACGATACCCCAGCAGAGGACATCACCCTCAAGTTTACTGCTGGGCAGCAGCACTACGTCCGCGACCTACCCCTACACCACAGCCAAACGCTCATCGAAGAGGGCGAAGACTACGCCGTTTACCGCTATCACTTAGCCCCCACTTACGACTTCCTGCAAGAGTTACGCTCTTATGGCGAGAAGGTAGAAGTCCTCTCCCCTGATGGGCTTTTAGAATAA
- a CDS encoding electron transfer flavoprotein subunit alpha/FixB family protein, whose protein sequence is MSVLIYVDSENGKIKKAATEVASYGRKVANSLGTQLVALAVNVEDVAPLSAYGVDKVLQLNAPQLTQAAARPVVAALAQATAQEGSTVLLFSSGVNARTLAPMIAARLGAGYVSGVSSLPETTPDFSVKRSVFSGKGIAIERINTPVKILSLAHNAFPIETSPTTAMTVEVFAPTLPEAEYTVTNVERHSGKVALDDAEIIVSGGRGLKGAEHWGMIEALADVLGAATACSKPVADMGWRPHSEHVGQTGKPVAPNLYIAIGISGAIQHLAGVNASKVKLVINSDPEAPFFKSADYGVVGDAFEIVPKLTQLLKDRGSE, encoded by the coding sequence ATGTCAGTACTTATATATGTAGATTCCGAGAACGGAAAGATAAAGAAGGCTGCCACAGAGGTAGCCAGTTATGGGCGTAAGGTAGCAAATAGCTTGGGCACACAATTAGTAGCCCTCGCCGTAAACGTAGAGGACGTCGCGCCTTTGTCTGCTTATGGTGTAGATAAGGTGTTGCAGCTAAATGCCCCTCAGCTCACGCAAGCAGCAGCGCGCCCCGTGGTAGCTGCCTTAGCCCAAGCTACAGCACAGGAAGGCAGTACGGTGCTCCTATTTAGCAGTGGCGTCAATGCCAGAACGCTCGCCCCAATGATAGCGGCGCGCCTCGGTGCAGGCTATGTCAGTGGCGTAAGCTCACTACCTGAAACCACCCCTGATTTCAGTGTAAAGCGCAGTGTTTTCTCAGGCAAAGGGATTGCTATTGAGCGCATCAACACCCCTGTGAAGATACTCAGCTTGGCACATAATGCCTTCCCAATAGAAACATCGCCCACAACAGCAATGACAGTAGAGGTATTTGCTCCTACCTTGCCTGAAGCAGAATACACAGTTACTAACGTAGAACGCCATAGTGGCAAAGTAGCCTTGGACGATGCAGAGATCATCGTCTCAGGTGGTCGTGGGCTCAAAGGAGCGGAGCATTGGGGGATGATAGAAGCATTAGCCGATGTATTGGGGGCTGCCACTGCTTGCTCCAAGCCCGTAGCTGATATGGGCTGGCGACCCCACTCCGAACACGTAGGACAAACGGGTAAGCCTGTAGCACCGAACCTCTATATAGCCATTGGCATTTCAGGGGCGATACAACACTTAGCGGGGGTCAATGCCTCGAAGGTAAAACTCGTAATCAACAGCGACCCTGAGGCACCCTTCTTCAAGTCCGCAGACTATGGTGTGGTAGGCGATGCTTTTGAGATTGTACCCAAACTTACACAGCTACTGAAAGATAGGGGTAGCGAATAG
- a CDS encoding electron transfer flavoprotein subunit beta/FixA family protein, with protein sequence MKILVCISSVPDTTSKINFTADGKGFDPTGVQFIINPADEFCLTKAIILKEQHGGTVTLLNVGGADTEPVLRKASAVGADDIIRVDAAPKDSFFVAQQIARVAREGAYDLIVCGKESIDYNGAMVGGTVAELLGLPFVNRCVGLDIEGNTATAQREVEGGKETLTVSLPAVIAGQKGLTLERDLRIPNMRNLMAARTKAITVVAPEEVSTTTEIVSYEKLPPKQAVKMVDANNLEELIDLLHNEAKVI encoded by the coding sequence ATGAAGATTTTAGTATGCATCAGTAGTGTGCCCGACACTACTTCCAAGATAAATTTCACAGCCGATGGCAAGGGGTTTGACCCCACAGGAGTGCAGTTTATCATCAATCCCGCAGATGAGTTCTGCCTGACGAAGGCTATTATACTCAAGGAGCAACACGGAGGCACCGTTACCCTCCTGAATGTAGGCGGCGCAGATACGGAGCCTGTGCTGAGGAAAGCCTCAGCAGTAGGGGCTGATGATATTATCCGCGTAGATGCTGCCCCTAAGGACAGCTTTTTTGTAGCACAACAGATCGCAAGGGTAGCCCGTGAGGGTGCTTACGACCTCATTGTGTGTGGCAAAGAATCCATTGACTACAACGGTGCGATGGTAGGCGGCACGGTAGCGGAGCTCTTAGGGTTGCCTTTCGTAAATCGCTGCGTAGGCTTGGATATTGAGGGTAATACAGCCACCGCACAACGTGAAGTAGAGGGCGGCAAGGAAACCCTTACAGTCAGCCTGCCCGCAGTGATCGCAGGACAAAAGGGGCTTACCCTTGAGCGCGATCTCCGCATCCCGAATATGCGCAACCTGATGGCTGCCCGCACAAAGGCAATCACCGTGGTAGCTCCTGAGGAGGTAAGCACAACCACAGAAATAGTTTCTTATGAGAAATTACCTCCCAAACAAGCCGTAAAGATGGTAGATGCCAACAACTTAGAAGAACTTATCGATTTATTACACAACGAAGCAAAAGTAATTTAG
- a CDS encoding class I SAM-dependent methyltransferase, translating into MQPPISDMAMLGRLLRCPSGDKAIALADYMFASNETMIASTLAQLQLPENGTLLEIGFGGGGHLSALFTKLPTVHYTGIDASAAMVAYAQRQNASYTESGKARFLCASPEKPLSLTGVFNAAFMVNVLYFISDPKAYFTDLYTHLSLGGQLLITCIDKALGSKIPFAQEDFTFYDVDEVEAILTPIGFTLKDTKTFTETLISKDGKRIERRYWVASFKK; encoded by the coding sequence ATGCAGCCACCTATATCTGATATGGCTATGTTGGGCAGGCTACTACGCTGTCCCTCAGGTGATAAAGCCATCGCCCTTGCCGACTATATGTTCGCCTCTAATGAAACGATGATTGCCTCTACCCTCGCACAACTTCAGCTCCCTGAGAATGGAACGCTTTTAGAAATAGGCTTTGGCGGGGGTGGACACCTGTCTGCACTTTTCACCAAGCTGCCCACAGTGCATTACACAGGCATTGATGCCTCAGCTGCGATGGTGGCTTACGCCCAGAGGCAAAACGCCAGTTACACAGAGTCAGGAAAAGCGCGTTTTCTCTGTGCTTCACCTGAGAAACCCCTATCACTCACAGGCGTTTTCAACGCTGCTTTTATGGTGAACGTACTCTATTTCATCAGCGATCCTAAGGCGTATTTCACTGATCTCTACACACACCTTTCACTAGGCGGACAACTACTTATCACTTGTATTGATAAGGCATTAGGGTCAAAAATCCCTTTTGCACAAGAGGATTTTACATTCTATGACGTCGATGAAGTGGAAGCCATTCTCACACCCATTGGTTTTACCCTAAAAGATACAAAAACATTCACCGAAACACTGATTTCAAAAGATGGAAAGCGCATTGAGCGACGCTATTGGGTGGCTTCTTTTAAGAAGTAA
- a CDS encoding lysophospholipid acyltransferase family protein has protein sequence MSFIKKDPFGHILFLKKWLIRSLGIITHSRYSSFNKLHIEGSDIIRQLPEKNVLFISNHQTYFADVIAMYHVFNASLKGRKDTLKNIGYLWDPKLNIYYVAASETMKSGLLPKILGYAGAIPVIRTWREKGKEVHREVRKSDVDNIGIALSNGWVITFPQGTTSPWKPIRKGTAHLIKQYKPIVVPIVIDGFRRSFDKKGINIKKKDVQQSMVIKPPLQIDYENATIEEIVTQIEMAIEQHESFLKVK, from the coding sequence ATGAGTTTTATAAAAAAAGACCCTTTCGGACATATCCTTTTCTTGAAAAAATGGCTTATTCGCAGCCTCGGAATTATCACGCATAGTCGGTATAGCAGTTTTAATAAACTGCATATTGAAGGATCGGATATTATACGTCAACTTCCTGAGAAGAACGTCCTTTTTATATCCAATCACCAAACTTATTTTGCTGATGTGATAGCGATGTATCACGTGTTCAATGCCAGCCTTAAAGGGCGAAAAGATACCCTTAAAAATATAGGCTACTTGTGGGACCCTAAACTCAATATATATTACGTTGCAGCTTCTGAAACAATGAAATCAGGTCTGCTCCCTAAAATATTGGGTTATGCTGGGGCTATCCCTGTGATACGCACTTGGCGCGAAAAGGGTAAGGAAGTGCATCGTGAAGTACGCAAAAGTGATGTGGACAACATAGGTATCGCACTCTCTAATGGTTGGGTGATCACCTTTCCTCAAGGCACAACCTCTCCGTGGAAGCCCATCCGTAAAGGTACTGCGCATCTTATCAAGCAGTACAAACCTATTGTAGTGCCTATTGTTATCGACGGTTTTCGACGTTCATTTGATAAAAAGGGTATCAACATCAAGAAGAAGGACGTTCAGCAATCAATGGTGATCAAACCGCCTTTGCAGATTGATTATGAGAATGCTACTATTGAGGAAATCGTTACTCAAATCGAAATGGCTATCGAGCAACACGAGTCGTTCCTCAAAGTAAAATAG